Proteins encoded within one genomic window of Acidiferrobacter thiooxydans:
- the kdsB gene encoding 3-deoxy-manno-octulosonate cytidylyltransferase: MHVIIPARYGATRLPGKPLREVAGRPLILRVRERAMASGAARVTVATDDARIAAVVKDAGGEVVMTAATQASGTDRIAEAIALLALPDEAIVVNLQGDEPLMPPALVTAVARALRDNPQWHIATAARRMQDAQAFASPHLVKVVCEASGRALYFSRAPIPWPRDPAMPSAFLGHIGLYAYRAGFVRMFTGWGPSALEQREGLEQLRALDHGAAIGVVVTDADPGPGVDTEEDLTRANALWRPA; encoded by the coding sequence GTGCACGTCATCATCCCTGCGCGTTACGGTGCGACACGGCTGCCGGGCAAGCCGTTACGGGAGGTCGCCGGACGCCCCTTGATCCTGCGCGTGCGGGAAAGGGCGATGGCAAGCGGCGCGGCGCGCGTGACCGTCGCCACCGATGACGCGCGGATCGCCGCGGTCGTGAAGGACGCCGGCGGCGAGGTCGTGATGACCGCCGCCACCCAGGCCTCCGGAACCGACCGGATCGCCGAGGCCATCGCGTTGCTGGCGCTCCCCGATGAGGCCATTGTTGTCAATCTTCAGGGTGATGAACCGCTCATGCCGCCGGCGCTCGTGACCGCGGTGGCGCGTGCCTTGCGCGATAATCCGCAATGGCACATAGCGACGGCGGCGCGGCGCATGCAAGACGCGCAGGCCTTTGCGAGCCCGCATCTCGTGAAGGTGGTGTGCGAGGCGAGCGGCCGCGCCCTGTACTTTTCCCGCGCGCCCATCCCATGGCCGCGCGATCCGGCGATGCCGTCGGCGTTTCTTGGACATATCGGGTTGTATGCCTATCGCGCGGGCTTCGTGCGGATGTTCACCGGCTGGGGTCCGAGCGCGCTGGAGCAACGCGAGGGTCTCGAGCAGCTGCGGGCCCTGGATCACGGCGCGGCGATCGGGGTCGTCGTGACGGATGCCGATCCCGGTCCTGGCGTCGACACCGAAGAGGATCTGACGCGCGCCAATGCCCTATGGAGGCCTGCGTGA
- a CDS encoding Trm112 family protein — protein MDRRLLEILVCPVCKGPLRYRREAGELACRACRLAYPIRDDIPVMLEEEGRTLNDEDLKDLG, from the coding sequence ATGGATAGGCGACTTTTGGAGATATTGGTATGCCCGGTTTGCAAGGGGCCATTGCGCTATCGGCGCGAGGCCGGGGAATTGGCGTGCCGCGCCTGCCGTCTGGCCTATCCGATCCGCGACGATATCCCGGTCATGCTCGAGGAAGAGGGGCGCACCTTGAACGATGAGGACCTGAAGGACCTCGGCTAG
- the lpxK gene encoding tetraacyldisaccharide 4'-kinase — MLSDPWRHWAATGLWSRVLWPMSVLYCALAILRRRLYTVGVCTVQRLPVPVIVVGNVTVGGTGKTPFVLWLCARLSAAGLRPGIVLRGYGGRNRGVLRVDAHSDPGCVGDEAVLLARHAPGPVIAARDRVAGAQALVEAGCDVIVADDGLQHYRLGRCLEIGILDGVRRFGNGLCLPGGPLREPRTRWDRLDFRVTQGQAAAGEWAMGLAGDRAYAVGGHAEVGLADLRRVHAVAGIGHPQRFFRALEGWGLEVIAHPFPDHHRYSAEDLQFDTDDPVVMTEKDAVKCESLGRSGLWYVPVRAVVDEELARRILARLKPRS; from the coding sequence GTGCTGAGCGATCCTTGGCGGCATTGGGCTGCGACCGGTCTTTGGAGCCGGGTGTTATGGCCGATGAGTGTCCTCTATTGTGCGCTGGCAATTTTGCGCCGGCGCCTTTATACGGTTGGCGTGTGCACCGTCCAAAGGCTTCCGGTCCCAGTCATCGTGGTCGGTAACGTGACCGTGGGCGGGACCGGAAAGACGCCTTTCGTCTTGTGGCTATGCGCACGGCTTTCGGCCGCCGGGTTGCGCCCAGGCATCGTATTGCGCGGTTACGGGGGTCGCAACCGCGGCGTGCTGCGCGTGGACGCGCATAGCGATCCGGGGTGCGTCGGCGATGAGGCCGTACTGCTGGCGCGCCATGCCCCCGGGCCGGTCATCGCCGCCCGCGACCGGGTGGCAGGCGCACAGGCCTTGGTGGAAGCCGGGTGCGATGTGATCGTGGCGGACGATGGTCTGCAGCATTATCGTCTGGGGCGGTGTCTGGAGATCGGTATCCTCGACGGGGTGCGGCGCTTTGGAAACGGGTTGTGCCTGCCGGGGGGTCCGCTGCGTGAACCCCGCACCCGCTGGGATCGTCTGGATTTTCGCGTGACGCAGGGGCAGGCCGCGGCCGGCGAGTGGGCCATGGGGCTTGCCGGCGATAGGGCCTATGCCGTCGGCGGCCACGCCGAGGTGGGGCTTGCGGATCTGCGGCGCGTGCATGCCGTGGCAGGCATCGGCCACCCGCAGCGCTTCTTTCGGGCCCTGGAGGGGTGGGGGCTCGAGGTCATTGCCCATCCGTTTCCCGATCATCATCGATATTCTGCCGAAGACCTCCAGTTCGACACGGATGATCCGGTAGTCATGACGGAAAAAGATGCGGTAAAGTGCGAATCCCTGGGACGCTCCGGGCTCTGGTATGTGCCGGTGCGGGCGGTGGTCGACGAAGAACTGGCACGTCGCATTCTCGCGCGCCTTAAGCCGCGATCATGA
- a CDS encoding glycosyltransferase N-terminal domain-containing protein, with product MADRVYEGQLLAGVVADVRDRLSGNTARANARLGLLRPPPARARLIWIKSDAREVNGRLAAEIAGTVRERSADRPIVVTFEYEHQAMLARLRAIANLGFAYGPADRRAATRRILERLRPAYVVALGEAMRPHLAAGLKAAGVPCCIVHGRPGAAAEGCMGFPQTASEQQAWRGRAHCAAPFYARLAVAQVEPVFQGLAGAHARALFWVTDASPAIAARLAQAWQASPGGTQDILFLGCPTAGAKRLSAWNEDRRPLAPGSVVWVDEERFWPALAASCTAIHLMMPPEPLLWAALAGGRVVSAAHVAGLDLPGAAPLAEVASTELVTYWAWLLANPGAARVAADALRRYFWQERRAAGEAAEALVAQVCAC from the coding sequence ATGGCTGATCGTGTCTATGAAGGACAGCTGCTTGCAGGGGTTGTGGCGGACGTTCGCGACCGCTTGAGCGGCAATACCGCGCGCGCCAACGCCCGTCTTGGTTTGCTGCGGCCGCCGCCGGCGCGCGCGCGGCTGATATGGATCAAGTCTGATGCGCGCGAGGTGAACGGGCGGCTGGCCGCGGAGATCGCGGGCACGGTGCGCGAACGCAGTGCGGACCGGCCGATCGTCGTGACATTCGAATACGAGCACCAAGCGATGCTGGCGCGGCTCAGGGCCATCGCCAACCTCGGCTTTGCCTATGGGCCCGCGGATCGGCGCGCCGCCACGCGACGCATTCTGGAACGGCTGCGCCCGGCCTATGTGGTGGCGCTCGGCGAGGCCATGCGACCGCATCTCGCGGCCGGACTGAAGGCCGCCGGCGTGCCTTGCTGTATCGTGCATGGGCGGCCTGGGGCGGCGGCCGAGGGGTGTATGGGCTTTCCGCAGACCGCGAGCGAGCAGCAGGCCTGGCGCGGTCGGGCGCATTGCGCGGCGCCCTTTTACGCACGGCTTGCCGTGGCGCAGGTGGAGCCGGTCTTTCAGGGGTTGGCCGGGGCCCATGCGCGCGCCTTGTTCTGGGTGACCGATGCCTCGCCGGCGATCGCCGCGCGCCTTGCGCAGGCCTGGCAGGCGTCCCCGGGGGGTACCCAGGACATCCTGTTTCTCGGCTGCCCGACTGCGGGCGCGAAGCGGTTGAGCGCCTGGAACGAGGATCGTCGCCCGCTCGCGCCAGGCAGCGTGGTATGGGTGGATGAGGAGCGGTTTTGGCCGGCGCTCGCGGCGAGCTGCACGGCTATCCATCTCATGATGCCGCCGGAACCCTTGTTATGGGCGGCGCTCGCGGGAGGGCGCGTGGTGAGCGCGGCGCATGTGGCGGGTCTCGACCTGCCGGGGGCGGCGCCACTTGCCGAAGTCGCGAGCACCGAGCTCGTCACGTACTGGGCGTGGCTTTTGGCGAACCCCGGGGCGGCGCGCGTGGCCGCCGACGCCTTGCGACGGTATTTCTGGCAGGAGCGGCGTGCCGCCGGGGAGGCCGCCGAAGCGCTGGTGGCACAGGTCTGCGCGTGCTGA
- the msbA gene encoding lipid A export permease/ATP-binding protein MsbA, whose translation MTEFKGGLYRRLLRYTWPYRRSFLLAVVGMMVGSATEPVFAALMRPLLNGGFVHRNPVSMRLMPIAVVGLFLVRGVASFGANYLMNWVGRRVVFDIRGQMFTHLLYLPTTFFDAHSSGVLIAKLIYDVEQVASAATRALSTLVKDNATVLGLLGWMFYLNWKLTIAILVAAPVITWVNRRMGKRFRRTSRSIQDSMGAISHVVQEAADGHRVIKTFAGQDEALRGFTQANEANRRENMRRTRVAASGVPVVQLMAASALAWVVYAAMREPHATVGGFMSYVAAMMMLLAPIKRLTQVNETLQTGMAASQSVFSFIDQPPETETGQRVLTDVRGDVAYHNVSFRYSPEGRKAVNEVSFTVPAGQTVALVGTSGSGKTTIANLLPRFYNAESGYITLDGVDTREITLADLRSHIALVSQETVLFDSTIRENILYGHKGVTDDARLMEIVEAAHVAEFLKDLPRGLDTLVGERGVRLSGGQRQRIAIARALLKNAPVLILDEATAALDTESERHVQAAMIRLMQNRTTIVIAHRLSTIEHADCILVMSKGRVVERGTHAELMAQNKMYARLHQMQFHG comes from the coding sequence GTGACGGAATTCAAAGGAGGCCTCTACCGAAGGCTGCTGCGCTATACATGGCCCTATCGTCGAAGCTTCCTGCTGGCGGTGGTCGGGATGATGGTCGGCTCGGCCACCGAGCCTGTGTTTGCCGCGCTCATGCGCCCCCTCCTGAATGGCGGCTTCGTGCACAGGAACCCAGTGAGCATGCGCCTTATGCCGATCGCTGTCGTGGGGCTGTTCCTGGTGCGCGGGGTGGCGTCGTTTGGCGCCAATTACCTGATGAACTGGGTTGGCCGGCGGGTGGTCTTCGATATACGCGGCCAGATGTTCACGCATCTCCTTTATCTGCCGACGACCTTCTTCGACGCCCATTCCTCCGGGGTTCTCATAGCCAAACTCATCTATGACGTCGAACAGGTGGCAAGTGCCGCCACGCGTGCCTTGTCGACGCTTGTAAAGGACAACGCCACCGTCCTTGGTCTGCTCGGATGGATGTTCTATCTGAACTGGAAGCTGACCATCGCCATCCTGGTGGCGGCGCCGGTGATCACATGGGTGAATCGCCGCATGGGCAAACGTTTCCGGCGCACCAGCCGTTCGATTCAAGACTCCATGGGAGCGATCTCGCATGTCGTTCAGGAGGCCGCGGACGGACACCGGGTCATAAAGACCTTTGCCGGCCAGGACGAGGCCTTGCGCGGCTTCACGCAGGCCAATGAGGCCAATCGGCGCGAGAACATGCGGCGCACGCGCGTCGCGGCCTCGGGGGTGCCGGTGGTGCAGCTGATGGCCGCATCGGCGCTCGCATGGGTGGTGTACGCGGCGATGCGCGAGCCGCACGCGACTGTCGGCGGCTTCATGTCGTACGTGGCGGCGATGATGATGCTGCTTGCGCCCATCAAGCGGCTGACGCAGGTCAATGAGACCTTGCAGACCGGCATGGCCGCGTCGCAGAGCGTGTTTTCGTTCATCGATCAGCCGCCCGAGACCGAGACCGGGCAGCGCGTGTTGACCGATGTGCGCGGGGATGTGGCCTATCACAATGTCTCATTTCGATATAGTCCGGAAGGTCGGAAGGCGGTCAACGAGGTGTCTTTTACCGTGCCCGCCGGGCAGACGGTGGCGTTGGTCGGCACCTCGGGGAGCGGCAAGACCACCATAGCCAATCTTCTGCCGCGCTTTTATAACGCAGAGTCCGGCTATATCACCCTAGACGGCGTGGATACGCGCGAGATCACGCTTGCCGACCTGCGCTCGCATATCGCGCTCGTAAGCCAGGAGACGGTGCTGTTCGATTCGACGATCCGCGAGAACATCCTCTACGGGCACAAGGGCGTGACCGACGATGCGCGGCTCATGGAGATCGTCGAGGCGGCCCATGTCGCGGAGTTTTTGAAGGATCTCCCGCGCGGCCTGGATACGTTGGTGGGGGAGCGCGGGGTAAGGCTATCAGGCGGACAGCGTCAACGCATCGCCATTGCCCGCGCGTTGCTGAAGAATGCCCCGGTCCTGATCCTCGATGAGGCGACCGCGGCGCTCGACACCGAGTCCGAGCGGCACGTGCAAGCCGCCATGATCCGGCTCATGCAAAATCGCACGACGATCGTCATTGCGCACCGTTTATCGACGATAGAGCATGCCGACTGCATCCTCGTCATGAGCAAGGGTCGGGTCGTGGAGCGCGGGACGCATGCCGAACTTATGGCGCAGAACAAGATGTATGCGCGACTGCACCAGATGCAGTTTCATGGCTGA
- a CDS encoding ExbD/TolR family protein, whose translation MRFRKRALEEPEINLVPMIDVLLMTLIFLILTTSFAHESSLKVQLPQAHPKQPIKIQGVHIVIDSAGTFAVDGAVVAGTERSLMRALAAHAHGPNTPVILYADRNAPYRAIVHALDAARRIGLGRIVFATKVRKTS comes from the coding sequence ATGCGCTTTCGCAAACGCGCACTGGAGGAACCGGAGATCAATCTCGTGCCGATGATCGACGTGTTGCTCATGACCCTCATATTTCTCATCCTGACGACGAGTTTTGCCCATGAGTCGTCGCTGAAGGTCCAGCTCCCACAGGCCCACCCGAAACAGCCGATCAAGATCCAGGGCGTGCATATCGTGATCGACAGCGCCGGCACGTTTGCGGTGGACGGTGCGGTGGTGGCGGGTACCGAGCGATCCCTGATGCGCGCGCTGGCCGCCCACGCCCATGGCCCGAACACGCCCGTCATTTTGTATGCGGACCGTAATGCGCCTTACCGCGCCATCGTGCATGCCCTGGACGCGGCGCGGCGGATTGGTCTCGGCCGGATCGTTTTTGCGACCAAGGTGCGCAAAACGTCGTGA
- a CDS encoding MotA/TolQ/ExbB proton channel family protein yields MLELIKAGGFVMWPLLLCSVLAMAIIGERLVALRRARVAPPGAAATAREWIKRGDITPEQLRTLEEGSALGQVLAVGLVNRRHSRAVVREAIEDAGRHVASELDRYLDALGTIAAIAPFLGLLGTVLGMIRMFSGLGEAGVGNPAVLATGIAQALTTTATGLGIAIPSLIFYRYLRSRVNTLLADMEREAVRLVEILKGEREAG; encoded by the coding sequence GTGCTGGAGCTTATAAAGGCGGGCGGCTTTGTGATGTGGCCGCTGTTGTTATGTTCCGTGTTGGCGATGGCGATCATAGGGGAGCGTCTGGTCGCGTTGCGCCGTGCGCGCGTGGCGCCCCCGGGGGCGGCGGCCACGGCGCGTGAATGGATCAAGCGGGGCGATATAACGCCCGAGCAATTACGGACTCTGGAGGAGGGATCGGCCTTGGGCCAGGTGCTGGCCGTAGGGCTTGTGAACAGGCGCCATTCGCGGGCAGTCGTGCGCGAGGCGATTGAGGACGCCGGGCGCCATGTGGCGTCGGAACTCGACCGGTATCTGGATGCGCTCGGCACGATTGCGGCGATCGCCCCGTTTCTCGGGCTCCTTGGCACCGTGCTCGGTATGATCCGCATGTTCTCAGGGCTCGGCGAGGCGGGTGTGGGAAACCCGGCGGTGCTCGCGACCGGTATCGCCCAGGCGCTCACGACTACCGCCACCGGCCTTGGCATCGCCATACCAAGCCTCATCTTTTATCGATACCTGCGCTCGCGCGTCAACACCCTGCTCGCAGATATGGAGCGCGAGGCCGTACGATTGGTCGAGATCCTGAAAGGCGAGCGCGAGGCGGGTTGA
- a CDS encoding ABC transporter ATP-binding protein, whose product MNDVIRAEAVAKTFIEDVLSVDVLRRVDIVVRPADTIAIVGASGAGKSTLLHLLAGLDQPTSGRIWVDGQDMGRLSEAERGRVRNRILGFVYQFHHLLQEFTALENVAMPLLIRREPVRRAHQRAQAMLKRVGLADRALHKPSELSGGERQRVAIARAVVHEPRCVLADEPTGNLDTRNAADVFALLRDLNASFGTSLVLVTHDHELAQSMGRVGVIVDGCLSVTETDALPTSPGPC is encoded by the coding sequence ATGAATGACGTGATTCGCGCCGAGGCGGTGGCCAAGACCTTCATCGAGGACGTATTGTCGGTGGATGTGCTGCGGCGCGTGGATATCGTGGTGAGGCCGGCCGACACCATCGCCATCGTCGGCGCATCCGGGGCCGGCAAGAGCACGCTTTTGCATCTCCTGGCGGGCCTCGACCAGCCGACCTCGGGGCGGATATGGGTGGATGGACAGGACATGGGGCGACTGAGCGAGGCCGAGCGCGGGCGGGTCCGCAACCGCATACTCGGCTTCGTCTATCAGTTCCATCACCTCCTGCAGGAGTTCACGGCGCTCGAAAACGTGGCCATGCCGCTTTTGATCCGGCGCGAGCCCGTACGCCGCGCCCATCAGCGCGCGCAGGCGATGCTAAAGCGCGTAGGGCTTGCGGATCGCGCCTTGCACAAGCCCTCGGAGTTATCGGGTGGGGAGCGCCAGCGGGTGGCCATTGCCCGGGCCGTGGTTCACGAGCCGCGGTGCGTGCTGGCCGATGAGCCGACCGGTAATCTCGATACGCGTAACGCCGCCGACGTTTTTGCGCTCCTGCGGGATTTGAACGCGTCGTTTGGTACGAGCCTCGTGCTCGTCACGCATGACCACGAGCTGGCGCAGTCCATGGGGCGAGTGGGTGTGATCGTGGATGGCTGCCTTTCGGTGACCGAGACCGACGCGCTTCCCACGTCTCCAGGGCCTTGCTAG
- a CDS encoding lipoprotein-releasing ABC transporter permease subunit translates to MTRFFELFIGLRYMRARRRNHFISFISVTSLVGIALGVMALITVLSVMNGFQRTLRNRILGVISDVTISGPRHRLADWQKAAHVALREKGVIAVAPYVRGEGLLVHGRYSSGALVRGVIPNKEKAVSDIAAHIVQGRLAALRPGRFGIVLGRYLAWRLGATLGSHVLLVAPGGMVTPAGFLPRLRSFRVVGIFDVGMYEYDAGLALINMKDAQALYRMGGDVSGVRLKLADINQAPAVRRALQARLPAYDEVRDWSEKHANFFRALKIEKTVMFVILLLIVAVAAFNIVATLVMVVTDKRADIAILRTLGASPASVLAIFLVQGTLIGLIGTAIGVVAGVVLSLNVTTIVPFIEHVFHTHFLSANVYYISELPSHLRWQDVMHVAIASFLMSFLATLYPAWRASKTQPAEALRYE, encoded by the coding sequence ATGACACGATTCTTCGAGCTTTTTATCGGCCTGCGCTATATGCGTGCCAGGCGGCGCAACCATTTTATTTCGTTCATATCCGTGACCTCGCTGGTGGGCATCGCATTGGGGGTCATGGCGCTCATCACTGTATTGTCGGTCATGAACGGGTTCCAGAGGACGTTGCGTAACCGCATACTCGGCGTGATCTCCGATGTGACCATAAGCGGCCCGCGTCATCGCCTGGCGGATTGGCAAAAGGCGGCGCATGTCGCGCTGCGCGAGAAGGGTGTGATCGCGGTCGCTCCCTATGTGCGCGGGGAGGGGCTGCTGGTCCACGGACGCTACTCGAGCGGGGCCCTGGTGCGCGGGGTGATCCCGAACAAGGAGAAGGCGGTATCTGACATTGCCGCGCACATCGTGCAAGGACGCCTTGCGGCCCTGCGCCCCGGGCGCTTTGGCATTGTACTCGGCCGCTATCTGGCATGGCGCCTCGGGGCCACCCTGGGGTCGCATGTGTTGTTGGTGGCCCCCGGCGGCATGGTCACCCCTGCGGGCTTTCTGCCGCGGTTACGGAGTTTCCGCGTGGTGGGGATCTTCGATGTGGGGATGTATGAGTACGATGCCGGACTGGCTTTGATCAACATGAAGGATGCCCAGGCCCTTTATCGTATGGGCGGGGATGTGAGCGGGGTGCGCTTGAAGCTTGCCGATATCAACCAGGCCCCGGCCGTGCGTCGGGCGTTGCAGGCGCGGCTGCCGGCCTATGACGAGGTGCGCGATTGGAGCGAGAAACATGCCAACTTCTTCCGGGCCCTGAAGATCGAGAAGACCGTGATGTTCGTGATCCTGTTGCTCATCGTGGCGGTGGCGGCCTTCAATATCGTGGCGACCCTGGTCATGGTGGTGACCGATAAGCGCGCCGATATCGCCATCCTGCGCACGCTCGGCGCAAGCCCGGCGAGCGTGCTCGCAATCTTTCTCGTGCAGGGCACGCTGATCGGCCTCATCGGGACTGCGATCGGGGTGGTGGCAGGTGTCGTGTTGTCGTTGAATGTGACTACGATCGTGCCGTTCATCGAGCACGTTTTCCATACGCACTTTTTGTCCGCCAACGTGTATTACATCAGTGAATTGCCGTCGCACCTGCGCTGGCAGGACGTAATGCATGTCGCCATCGCGTCCTTTCTCATGAGTTTCCTGGCGACCTTGTATCCCGCATGGCGGGCCTCGAAGACCCAACCGGCCGAGGCGCTGCGCTACGAATGA
- a CDS encoding DciA family protein, translating into MQAIARFLDRSLPRPPADLIQGPALEALWARCRPEGLHAVEALFYCRGRLFVVAPGSASAARLRQETPDLLARLRAEVGLGAIREIVVRRVGWEGARSRSRGGEGRPVRSAIGSRCFESLAETVCDASLKASLTRLASALASGSTEDTGRA; encoded by the coding sequence ATGCAAGCTATCGCCCGCTTTCTCGACCGTTCGCTGCCCAGACCGCCTGCAGATCTCATACAAGGACCGGCCCTGGAGGCGCTGTGGGCACGTTGCAGGCCGGAGGGCCTGCATGCCGTGGAGGCGCTTTTTTATTGTCGCGGACGGCTATTTGTGGTGGCGCCGGGTTCGGCGTCGGCCGCACGGCTGCGTCAGGAGACGCCGGATCTTTTGGCGCGCCTGCGCGCCGAGGTGGGTCTGGGCGCCATTCGCGAGATCGTGGTCCGGCGTGTCGGGTGGGAGGGGGCGCGAAGTCGTAGTCGGGGAGGCGAAGGCAGGCCCGTGCGCTCGGCGATCGGCTCGCGTTGCTTTGAATCACTGGCCGAGACCGTCTGCGATGCCTCCCTGAAGGCAAGCCTCACGCGGCTCGCCTCGGCCCTTGCGTCCGGCAGCACCGAGGATACAGGGCGCGCATGA
- a CDS encoding YggS family pyridoxal phosphate-dependent enzyme — MSDLCERYAHIMARIAHAAHASGRPASAVRLVAVSKTHTAEAVAQLAACGQRHFGESRAQEGAAKIAAMPDAALEWHFLGPVQRNKARLIARHFRWLHSLEGLDAALALSRHAEAADTQLRVLVEVNVTSDPRKHGLSTAALPAFLEAYSARAWPGLTLSGLMTMAAHGAPEGAARATFARLRELAADCRRAFDLTDFQELSMGMSDDYHWAIAEGATMVRIGRALFGARESG; from the coding sequence ATGAGTGACTTGTGTGAACGCTACGCGCACATCATGGCGCGCATCGCGCACGCCGCGCACGCAAGTGGCCGGCCGGCCAGCGCCGTGCGTCTCGTGGCGGTCTCCAAGACCCACACCGCCGAGGCGGTGGCGCAGCTTGCGGCCTGCGGACAACGGCATTTCGGTGAAAGCCGCGCCCAGGAGGGCGCAGCCAAGATCGCCGCCATGCCCGACGCGGCCCTCGAATGGCACTTCCTCGGACCCGTACAGCGCAATAAGGCACGCCTCATCGCCCGCCACTTTCGTTGGTTGCACTCACTCGAGGGGCTCGACGCGGCCTTGGCCCTGTCACGTCACGCCGAAGCCGCCGACACCCAACTGCGTGTCCTAGTCGAGGTCAATGTGACCTCAGACCCACGCAAACATGGGCTTTCGACCGCGGCCCTGCCGGCCTTTCTCGAGGCCTATAGCGCGCGCGCCTGGCCCGGTCTTACGCTCTCCGGCCTCATGACCATGGCCGCCCATGGCGCCCCCGAGGGCGCCGCGCGCGCCACCTTCGCGCGCCTACGCGAGCTCGCCGCCGACTGTCGCCGGGCCTTCGATCTGACAGACTTCCAGGAATTGTCGATGGGCATGAGCGATGACTATCACTGGGCGATCGCCGAAGGGGCCACCATGGTGCGTATCGGCCGCGCCTTGTTCGGGGCGCGCGAGAGCGGATAA
- a CDS encoding DMT family transporter has product MTKKAWPAAALIVGAGSWGVIWYPLRRLAQDGLSGVWLALLMYGGAAAASLILCRGGRCAGVSRRVWLALAVLGGITNIGFVVAVLHDNILRVTLLFYLSPVWSVLAARVFLKERVSLPVVAGIVTALVGVMMLLWRQAAPTLNGFDALALASGAAFAGANVILRAQPDVALAAKLLATFAGVVGVGLVALAVTAHGMPHPPGLAVLAAVVGGGLAIFTITLLVQYGVTALPVRQSSVLLLVEVVTAAFSQHLLLHGALTTRALAGALAVAAGATLVAAYEG; this is encoded by the coding sequence ATGACCAAGAAGGCATGGCCGGCGGCCGCGCTCATAGTGGGTGCCGGCTCCTGGGGCGTGATCTGGTATCCATTGCGCAGGCTGGCCCAGGACGGCCTGTCCGGGGTATGGCTTGCGCTCCTCATGTATGGCGGCGCGGCCGCCGCCAGCCTGATCTTATGCCGCGGCGGGCGCTGCGCGGGCGTCTCGCGCCGCGTGTGGCTGGCGTTGGCGGTGCTCGGCGGCATCACCAATATCGGTTTCGTGGTCGCGGTCTTACATGACAACATCCTGCGGGTCACGCTGCTCTTTTACCTCTCCCCGGTGTGGTCGGTGCTGGCCGCGCGCGTCTTCCTCAAGGAGCGCGTGTCATTGCCGGTGGTGGCGGGGATCGTTACGGCCTTGGTTGGGGTCATGATGCTGCTCTGGCGACAGGCGGCCCCAACCTTGAATGGCTTCGATGCCCTCGCGCTCGCTTCCGGGGCGGCGTTTGCCGGCGCCAACGTGATACTGCGTGCGCAGCCCGATGTGGCGCTCGCCGCCAAGCTTTTGGCCACATTCGCGGGCGTGGTCGGCGTGGGCCTCGTGGCGCTTGCCGTCACCGCGCACGGCATGCCGCATCCACCGGGGCTGGCCGTGTTGGCCGCGGTGGTGGGCGGCGGTCTCGCGATCTTTACCATCACCCTGCTCGTGCAATACGGCGTCACGGCCCTGCCGGTCCGCCAATCGTCGGTGCTGCTGCTAGTCGAGGTGGTGACCGCGGCGTTTTCGCAACACCTGCTGTTACATGGGGCGCTCACCACGCGTGCCCTGGCTGGGGCGCTGGCGGTGGCCGCCGGGGCTACGCTGGTGGCGGCCTACGAGGGTTGA